A stretch of the Pseudopipra pipra isolate bDixPip1 chromosome 11, bDixPip1.hap1, whole genome shotgun sequence genome encodes the following:
- the PTPDC1 gene encoding protein tyrosine phosphatase domain-containing protein 1 isoform X1 → MLGTGMLGTGMLGTGMLGTGVLGSRNSSAEQLAVPSACPRGRAAMQGSPRRRSAVSIFSHFFQGRRHSSSDPLLRMSQRRRSSVVELLSSSTHRVMVALSSLSPEELDATFPEKKRGSRRPTAKYTKVGERLRHVIPGHMQCSMACGGRACKYENPARWSDQEQAIKGLYSSWITDNILAMARPSTELIEKYNIIEQFERYGIKTVINLQRPGEHASCGNPLEQESGFTYLPEAFMEAGIYFYNFGWKDYGVASLTTILDMVKVMAFALQEGRVAVHCHAGLGRTGVLIACYLVFATRMSADQAILFVRAKRPNSIQTRGQLLCIREFTQFLVPLRNVFACCEPKAHTVTLSQYLTRQRHLLHGYESRHLKHVPKLVYLVCKLLLDLAENRQVVEAELLDIPDLSAEIEKAVSQLVSTQLDQDLTRQDSEMSDSSHTHSSAFETQDSHCSLGHECDSFCKRRNVECLQPLTHLRRRLSYSESDLRRTEFLLEQDNTVWTVPAQILQCNKLKQSSGEECSAPGEPKPQLELHKEALVRNTCMFWSQGRFNLDGRTDGSSLYHRRGSTKEVQRSRTFSSGLASIHSAREPGMPRHSLAREVGPRKTNMYGRTVYASEDSDSSSSSKVNFSIGYESQGSRDVSETIPHIIVQSELSLEARRVLAAKALADINEFLGEDEVKQKVETWQKELNSRDGAWDKICTERDPFILCSLMWSWIEQLKEPIISKDDVDMLAKNCTESQEALYLLRKEQCQTILCILHCVVNLQMLPGDVEEALLARAIKAFTKTSFDSENGPYVYNTLKNVFKQTLEEKRKRIKEGIENPS, encoded by the exons ATGCTCGGCACAGGGATGCTCGGCACAGGGATGCTCGGCACAGGGATGCTCGGCACAGGGGTGCTCGGCTCCCGCAACTCCAGCGCTGAGCAGCTCGCCGTGCCCTCGGCGTgcccgcggggccgggcagcCATGCAGGGCTCGCCGCGGCGGCGCTCGGCCGTCAGCATCTTTAGCCACTTTTTCCAGGGTCGGAGGCATTCCTCCTCCGACCCCCTCCTCCGCATGAGCCAGAGGCGCCGGAGCTCGGTGGTGGAGCTGCTCTCCTCGTCCACCCACCGCGTGATGGTGGCTCTGTCGTCCCTCAGCCCCGAGGAGCTGGATGCAACTTTTCCcgaaaaaaaaa gaggctCCAGGCGCCCCACGGCCAAGTACACGAAGGTGGGGGAGCGGCTGCGGCACGTCATCCCCGGGCACATGCAGTGCTCCATGGCCTGCGGGGGACGGGCCTGCAAGTACGAGAACCCCGCCCGCTGGAGCGACCAGGAGCAGGCCATCAAAGGGCTCTACTCCTCCTG GATAACAGATAACATCCTGGCTATGGCTCGACCCTCAACAGAATTAATTGAAAAGTACAACATTATTGAGCAGTTTGAAAG ATATGGCATAAAAACCGTAATTAACCTCCAGCGTCCTGGGGAGCATGCGAGCTGTGGGAATCCTCTGGAACAGGAGAGCGGCTTCACCTACCTTCCTGAAGCCTTTATGGAGGCTGGAA tttatttttataattttggaTGGAAGGATTATGGAGTGGCATCTCTCACTACTATACTTGACATGGTAAAAGTGATGGCTTTtgccctgcaggaggggagggTGGCTGTTCACTGCCATGCAGGACTTGGGAGGACAG GTGTTCTAATAGCCTGCTACTTAGTTTTTGCCACGAGAATGAGTGCTGATCAAGCAATTCTTTTTGTCAGAGCAAAAAGGCCTAATTCCATCCAGACCAGGGGGCAGTTACTGTGCATCAGGGAATTCACTCAGTTCTTGGTTCCCCTGCGAAATGTGTTTGCCTGCTGTGAGCCCAAGGCTCACACAGTGACCCTGTCCCAGTACCTGACCCGGCAGAGGCATCTGCTCCACGGCTACGAGAGCAGGCACCTCAAACACGTGCCAAAGCTGGTCTACCTGGTCTGCAAACTGCTGCTGGACTTGGCTGAAAACAGACAGGTGGTAGAGGCAGAGCTGTTGGACATCCCAGACCTCTCAGCTGAGATCGAGAAGGCTGTTTCTCAGTTGGTGTCCACACAGCTCGACCAAGACCTTACCAGGCAGGACAGTGAGATGTCAGACTCATCCCACACCCACTCCTCTGCTTTTGAGACCCAGGATTCTCATTGCTCCCTGGGTCACGAGTGTGATTCCTTCTGTAAAAGAAGGAATGTCGAATGCCTTCAGCCTCTTACTCATCTGAGAAGGCGTCTAAGCTACAGTGAGTCAGATTTAAGGAGAACTGAGTTTCTTCTAGAACAAGACAACACTGTCTGGACAGTGCCTGCTCAGATACTGCAGTGCAACAAGCTCAAGCAGAGCAGTGGTGAGGAGTGTTCTGCCCCAGGTGAGCCGAAGCCCCAGCTGGAGTTACACAAGGAAGCCTTAGTGCGCAACACGTGCATGTTCTggagccagggcaggtttaATTTGGACGGACGGACAGACGGATCCTCGCTGTaccacaggaggggctccacCAAAGAAGTCCAGCGCAGCAGAACCTTCTCTTCAGGCCTCGCTTCCATCCACAGCGCCAGGGAACCCGGAATGCCGCGGCACAGCTTGGCCAGGGAGGTTGGCCCCAGGAAGACTAACATGTATGGCAGGACAGTCTACGCCTCCGAGGACTCCgattcctcttcttcttccaaAGTGAACTTTTCCATTGGGTACGAAAGCCAAGGCAGCAGAGATGTGTCGGAGACAATCCCACACATTATTGTGCAGTCAGAATTAAGTCTGGAAGCCCGAAGAGTTTTGGCAGCGAAAGCACTTGCAGATATAAATGAATTTCTGGGAGAGGATGAAGTGAAGCAGAAGGTAGAAACATGGCAG aaagaaCTGAATTCTCGAGATGGAGCTTGGGATAAAATCTGCACCGAGAGAGATCCTTTTATCCTCTGCAGCTTGATGTGGTCCTGGATAGAGCAGCTTAAAGAACCTATTATATCCAAAGATGATGTTGACATGCTGGCAAAAAattgcacagaatcacaggaagCACTCTACTTGCTGAGAAAG GAGCAGTGTCAGACTATCCTTTGTATTTTACACTGTGTGGTGAACTTGCAGATGCTGCCAGGTGATGTGGAGGAGGCCTTACTTGCTCGTGCTATTAAAGCTTTCACCAAG ACAAGCTTCGATTCTGAAAATGGACCATATGTTTACAATAccttgaaaaatgtatttaaacaaacactggaagaaaaaaggaaaaggattaaGGAAGGAATAGAGAATCCTTCTTGA
- the PTPDC1 gene encoding protein tyrosine phosphatase domain-containing protein 1 isoform X2 yields the protein MAAGVLLQNELPYSSLIESSVYLANMSSGGSRRPTAKYTKVGERLRHVIPGHMQCSMACGGRACKYENPARWSDQEQAIKGLYSSWITDNILAMARPSTELIEKYNIIEQFERYGIKTVINLQRPGEHASCGNPLEQESGFTYLPEAFMEAGIYFYNFGWKDYGVASLTTILDMVKVMAFALQEGRVAVHCHAGLGRTGVLIACYLVFATRMSADQAILFVRAKRPNSIQTRGQLLCIREFTQFLVPLRNVFACCEPKAHTVTLSQYLTRQRHLLHGYESRHLKHVPKLVYLVCKLLLDLAENRQVVEAELLDIPDLSAEIEKAVSQLVSTQLDQDLTRQDSEMSDSSHTHSSAFETQDSHCSLGHECDSFCKRRNVECLQPLTHLRRRLSYSESDLRRTEFLLEQDNTVWTVPAQILQCNKLKQSSGEECSAPGEPKPQLELHKEALVRNTCMFWSQGRFNLDGRTDGSSLYHRRGSTKEVQRSRTFSSGLASIHSAREPGMPRHSLAREVGPRKTNMYGRTVYASEDSDSSSSSKVNFSIGYESQGSRDVSETIPHIIVQSELSLEARRVLAAKALADINEFLGEDEVKQKVETWQKELNSRDGAWDKICTERDPFILCSLMWSWIEQLKEPIISKDDVDMLAKNCTESQEALYLLRKEQCQTILCILHCVVNLQMLPGDVEEALLARAIKAFTKTSFDSENGPYVYNTLKNVFKQTLEEKRKRIKEGIENPS from the exons atggctgcaggagttTTGCTGCAAAATGAACTCCCGTACTCTTCGTTGATCGAGAGCAGTGTGTACCTCGCAAATATGAGTTCAG gaggctCCAGGCGCCCCACGGCCAAGTACACGAAGGTGGGGGAGCGGCTGCGGCACGTCATCCCCGGGCACATGCAGTGCTCCATGGCCTGCGGGGGACGGGCCTGCAAGTACGAGAACCCCGCCCGCTGGAGCGACCAGGAGCAGGCCATCAAAGGGCTCTACTCCTCCTG GATAACAGATAACATCCTGGCTATGGCTCGACCCTCAACAGAATTAATTGAAAAGTACAACATTATTGAGCAGTTTGAAAG ATATGGCATAAAAACCGTAATTAACCTCCAGCGTCCTGGGGAGCATGCGAGCTGTGGGAATCCTCTGGAACAGGAGAGCGGCTTCACCTACCTTCCTGAAGCCTTTATGGAGGCTGGAA tttatttttataattttggaTGGAAGGATTATGGAGTGGCATCTCTCACTACTATACTTGACATGGTAAAAGTGATGGCTTTtgccctgcaggaggggagggTGGCTGTTCACTGCCATGCAGGACTTGGGAGGACAG GTGTTCTAATAGCCTGCTACTTAGTTTTTGCCACGAGAATGAGTGCTGATCAAGCAATTCTTTTTGTCAGAGCAAAAAGGCCTAATTCCATCCAGACCAGGGGGCAGTTACTGTGCATCAGGGAATTCACTCAGTTCTTGGTTCCCCTGCGAAATGTGTTTGCCTGCTGTGAGCCCAAGGCTCACACAGTGACCCTGTCCCAGTACCTGACCCGGCAGAGGCATCTGCTCCACGGCTACGAGAGCAGGCACCTCAAACACGTGCCAAAGCTGGTCTACCTGGTCTGCAAACTGCTGCTGGACTTGGCTGAAAACAGACAGGTGGTAGAGGCAGAGCTGTTGGACATCCCAGACCTCTCAGCTGAGATCGAGAAGGCTGTTTCTCAGTTGGTGTCCACACAGCTCGACCAAGACCTTACCAGGCAGGACAGTGAGATGTCAGACTCATCCCACACCCACTCCTCTGCTTTTGAGACCCAGGATTCTCATTGCTCCCTGGGTCACGAGTGTGATTCCTTCTGTAAAAGAAGGAATGTCGAATGCCTTCAGCCTCTTACTCATCTGAGAAGGCGTCTAAGCTACAGTGAGTCAGATTTAAGGAGAACTGAGTTTCTTCTAGAACAAGACAACACTGTCTGGACAGTGCCTGCTCAGATACTGCAGTGCAACAAGCTCAAGCAGAGCAGTGGTGAGGAGTGTTCTGCCCCAGGTGAGCCGAAGCCCCAGCTGGAGTTACACAAGGAAGCCTTAGTGCGCAACACGTGCATGTTCTggagccagggcaggtttaATTTGGACGGACGGACAGACGGATCCTCGCTGTaccacaggaggggctccacCAAAGAAGTCCAGCGCAGCAGAACCTTCTCTTCAGGCCTCGCTTCCATCCACAGCGCCAGGGAACCCGGAATGCCGCGGCACAGCTTGGCCAGGGAGGTTGGCCCCAGGAAGACTAACATGTATGGCAGGACAGTCTACGCCTCCGAGGACTCCgattcctcttcttcttccaaAGTGAACTTTTCCATTGGGTACGAAAGCCAAGGCAGCAGAGATGTGTCGGAGACAATCCCACACATTATTGTGCAGTCAGAATTAAGTCTGGAAGCCCGAAGAGTTTTGGCAGCGAAAGCACTTGCAGATATAAATGAATTTCTGGGAGAGGATGAAGTGAAGCAGAAGGTAGAAACATGGCAG aaagaaCTGAATTCTCGAGATGGAGCTTGGGATAAAATCTGCACCGAGAGAGATCCTTTTATCCTCTGCAGCTTGATGTGGTCCTGGATAGAGCAGCTTAAAGAACCTATTATATCCAAAGATGATGTTGACATGCTGGCAAAAAattgcacagaatcacaggaagCACTCTACTTGCTGAGAAAG GAGCAGTGTCAGACTATCCTTTGTATTTTACACTGTGTGGTGAACTTGCAGATGCTGCCAGGTGATGTGGAGGAGGCCTTACTTGCTCGTGCTATTAAAGCTTTCACCAAG ACAAGCTTCGATTCTGAAAATGGACCATATGTTTACAATAccttgaaaaatgtatttaaacaaacactggaagaaaaaaggaaaaggattaaGGAAGGAATAGAGAATCCTTCTTGA